The nucleotide sequence caattatctgaaccgaaccaatccgttcctaatcggtttggtttgattcgagtacatgtacaaaaaaatacaaattcaaaccaaaccaaaccaactaCATTTTGATcggttcaattttaattttatcataaatccgaaccaaaccgacccgtaCTCACCccctaaaaattatatttcttaattttccatacattttttttataattaaaaagaaatattaTTATCCTACAAGTGAAGTAGTGAACAATGAGGAAGAACCGAAGATTCTCTCTTCCTCACGTTTGGTTTATTCTGGCAGTTAAAAATCCAAGAAATCTtagatatttttttctctttattattattttgctcTTCACTTTGTTCTTTATAAATAGGTTGAACCGTTACCTGGCTTCACCACCACACACATCAAAATCCTTTTAACAACATAACTAACTCATCACACAACAAAAACATGTCGAAGGTGGTTTGTGTCACCGGAGCCAGCGGCGCCATCGGATCATGGCTGGTTAAGCTCCTCCTCCAACGTGGCTACAGCGTCCACGCCTGTGTCCAAGATCTCAGTTACCCTCTCTCATAacttcattttcttttattcCGATCCTCACAATTCATCACTCTCATTAACTACTATCACTAATTACACTCTCACTATTATAACACACACATTATCTAATATTCACTATGTtaccaaaaatataaaatatatattaaaaataaattaaattatacacgTATTTATAATAAAGTACATAAATATTTAAAAACAATATTAGACTATTAATATTAGTCTCTTAGAATTCTCTTGTTATAACTAAAggcataattatttaaatttgataTTTCATAATTTCAGAGGATGAGAAGGAGACGAAGCATTTGGAAGGCATGGAAGGAGCGAAGGGTAATCTGGAGTTCTTCGAGATGGATCTTCTAGACAAGGAGTCGATTGCCAAGGCCATAAAGGGATGTGCCGGTGTTTTCCACCTAGCATGTCCCAACATCATAGGACAAGTCAAAGACCCGGAGGTAGGAACGGAGTTTAACTAAATTGGTCTAACATCAACAAAAATCAGTTATGAATAgcattattttaagttttattatttaACTTAATTAGATTTAGTTTATAAAAAAAGTTGGATGTGTAGTATTAATGATAGGAATTAATCTTGAATTTGTGATATTATATGGttattgatgaatgaatgaatgaatgagagTGTAGAAGGAGATATTGGAACCAGCAATTCAAGGGACAGTGAATGTGCTGAAAGCAGCAAAGGAAGCAGGAGTGGAGAGAGTGGTGGCAACATCATCAATCTCTGCCATAATTCCAAGTCCTAATTGGCCAGCTGATAAGATTAAGAATGAAGATTGTTGGACTGATCTTGATTATTGCAAGCAGAAGGGGGTCAGTATTTNNNNNNNNNNNNNNNNNNNNNNNNNNNNNNNNNNNNNNNNNNNNNNNNNNNNNNNNNNNNNNNNNNNNNNNNNNNNNNNNNNNNNNNNNNNNNNNNNNNNNNNNNNNNNNNNNNNNNNNNNNNNNNNNNNNNNNNNNNNNNNNNNNGTTTATTTTAGCGTATCATTTATTTTCTAAATTCTAAAAATTaggataaataattttattttttatatataggaACTTCCCTTAATATGTGATCCGCACTGATTTAAAGATAAATGAAAGAGACAAGCCAGGCCAATTATAGTGAGACACTGAAACGCACGTTTTGGATGAATAGAAAAGGAGAGACAAGAAAATACAATAATTTATAGACTTAAAAAAAGTTCTAATTTATATATGATAATGATGTAACCCATTACCCTCTTTCCTGATTGGGTCCCAAACTAGTTCAATAATGCTAAAGCTTAGAATGATTGTCCAAAGTTAATTGATGAGTCActattcagtttttttttttaatatgaaattgAAATCTATTTCTTAGCCATTAAATTGGAAGCTTATTCATCATATTAAGTTTTACATGTTTGTTTTTTGGCGAATGGAGTAGTGTTTGCACTCTTCACTGATTGGCCTTTGTGGGTCATTTTATTTTTGGTCGGTTCTCTATGATGTCTTGATGGGACAAGACAAGTTAAGTAATTAAAGGCACTTGAGATTTTGGTTTAATGGCAATTTTAGTATCTCTAATGAAAATTTATGTGTTTTATGGGTGCAGTTATACTATCCTATTGCAAAGACATTGGCTGAGAAAGCAGGGTGGGATTTTGCAAAGGAGACAGGTTTTGATGTGGTTATGATCAATCCTGGCACTGCTTTGGGCCCTCTCATTCCACCAAGAATCAATTCTAGCATGGCTGTTCTTGTTAGTGTCCTTAAAGGTAATCTATTCTTTCCAAATAAATTTTTACTGCGACTATTTGGAATAAGTTATTTTCGTATGAAGATAATAGATAcgaattattatataatttgatatgtttgattaaattatctttttaattattgTCTTCATGTGAAAATAATTTCATTTGAATAGTTACCGTATTTATTAAACATAATTATTATTGTAATTTTGGGATGACATATACGATTCATCCGAAATATAatcatttatgtatttttacttaaTAATTTAAGTATGATTTTTATTactcttaaaaaaatttttaaaaagaaaaatgatattatactattatgaCAAACAATATATATGAATGATTATATTTGTAGATACCAAATAATACCATTGGAATTCTTCATAATCATATTTGTTTATCCTTTCCCCTGCAGTTAAGGAACTCATTTTGATGACATTCTAAGTATATATCATAGTCATGCAAAGTTACTAGTAAAATTTTGGAGCTTGTGAACCATTACATTACAGGTGACAAAGAAACGTACGAGGATTTCTTCATGGGAATGGCACACTTTAAGGACATAGCAATGGCACATATTTTGGCTTTTGAGAACAAGAAAGCATCTGGAAGGCACTTGTGTGTAGAAGCTATTCGTCACTATGGTGATTTTGTTGCCAAGGTTGCTGAGCTTTACCCTGAATACAATGTGGCTAAGTGAGTTACTTTCCATTCTTTTTTCAATTACCGAATTTCAGTTCAACAACAGAGTCAGatgagaattaatgattagttgaATGGTTATTTCATTTATCGGCTTAAACAAGTATCAAGGGTTTCAAAATCAAAACCCTTAAATCGAGTCTTGACCTGTCGGGTTAGAATAGGTGATACTTGGAAAAATAGAGTATtatgagttttttatttttattttttaacttttaattagtagttatttattttaatttgcttGTGTTTTTTTTAGGTTGCCAAAGGATACCCAACCAGGACTGTTGAGAGCAAAAGATGCATCAAAGAAGCTCATTGATTTAGGGTTAGAGTTCACTCCTATTGATCAAATTATCACTGATGCTGTGGAGAGTTTGAAGAGCCTTGGCTATGTctagataatttttattatataatgatTCTATTGAAGAAGCCTTTGGGGACTGACTGCATATATCACTGTCACAAAGTGGTGATGATGGTgttaattattattagtatttctTCCATCATTACTTCTATGACTCATTGTTCATCGTCGCATTTCATGTGGTTTTTGTTTTATATTACTTTAATTCTCAGTTACTGTTTGTGTATGTGTCTGTGTCTGTTTGTGCTTATGGTGTAAAATAAAAGGTGAACTTATTGCAGTTCAGTCACATAGTGACTATTAGTATTAATTTGACTAAGTGTTCTAATTTTATATATATCGCTATCTATGAACTTTTGGCTCGTTGTTATCAAAGATTGATGATTCGAAGAAATCACTT is from Arachis ipaensis cultivar K30076 chromosome B01, Araip1.1, whole genome shotgun sequence and encodes:
- the LOC107646564 gene encoding cinnamoyl-CoA reductase 1, translated to MSKVVCVTGASGAIGSWLVKLLLQRGYSVHACVQDLKDEKETKHLEGMEGAKGNLEFFEMDLLDKESIAKAIKGCAGVFHLACPNIIGQVKDPEKEILEPAIQGTVNVLKAAKEAGVERVVATSSISAIIPSPNWPADKIKNEDCWTDLDYCKQKGLYYPIAKTLAEKAGWDFAKETGFDVVMINPGTALGPLIPPRINSSMAVLVSVLKGDKETYEDFFMGMAHFKDIAMAHILAFENKKASGRHLCVEAIRHYGDFVAKVAELYPEYNVAKLPKDTQPGLLRAKDASKKLIDLGLEFTPIDQIITDAVESLKSLGYV